Within Anopheles ziemanni chromosome 2, idAnoZiCoDA_A2_x.2, whole genome shotgun sequence, the genomic segment GTTACGCCTAACAATGGACCCGAATTTTTTATAAGTTTGTTCACATGCGTCTACactagttttagttttagttttagttttagatACTCATTGGGACTCTGTTTGGTCCGTTGAGTTTTACATTATAATtaacataataataaacataaaaatattaaacaaccACTGTGGAACCCCGTGCAGAAAAGCTTCGAAGTGTTTCGGAAGGAGTCAACTGAAAgactatgttttttttaccgaaCCAATACTCACCCTCGATCGGTCGACCATCCGCAAGCCCTGATCGGAGATCTCCAGTATGCAGGGTTGTGCTTTCGGCGACTCGGACCCATTCCCGACGATCTTCCGCACCGCCTGGCACACCACGCCCGTGCCCTTGTGAGCCATCGTCTCCACCGAGCCGAGGTACCCGAGCAAGTACCGCTCGCGCTTCATCTCGATCGACGTCGGGTCGAAGTCGTTGTAGTCCAGATCGACGGCGTACGCCGACGGGAAGATGCCCTGGCGCCCGGTGCGCAGGTTGACTCCCTCGCACCACAAATCTTCCGCCTCCTTCTGCACGTAGATCGGGTCCCCAATCTCCACCTCGATCTCGTCGTGATGCCGCGGGACGAACTTGTGCAGGGCGCGGTGCGTGGCCTCCAGCATCTCGAGCTGGCTGAACGGCACGCCTCCGTACGGCGGCGGGAAGGGTGAGGTGACGGGCGAGGCGGCCTGCGGGGGTGGCGGAGACATGCTCTTGTAGTCGTTCGGCGAGTGGGCCGTACTGTGGCCGCTGTCCACGTCCCCCAGACTCTGCAGCCGCTCCGAATCCGGGCTGGAGTCCTCGTCCAGCAGGTAGCTGCACTTGAGCGCCAGCAGCGAGCTCTGCTTGAAGAAGGTGGTGTGCTGCGGAGGTCCCCCGCTTGCCGCCGCCGGGTAGTGGCCATTTAGCTTGCGGTTGCTGGCGCTCAGCTCGTCCGCCAGCGATGTCTGTCCGGCTAAAAGTTGCAGAACGGAAGCTACAAGTAAGATCGACAGAAAACCGATCGTTATATAGGcaaaggtgtttgttttcgtaaagtataaaaatttaatttatatttttccaaaccTAAATAAATTTTGGGAATTGTGCCAATAAAATGTTCTGAAAATCTAAATAGCTTCACAATTTTGTGAAGCAAGATGCAGgtcttcaaaaataaattggttATCGTAAAAGTCCTGTTTTACAGCATTATAATCGTGCTGTGACTATAGGCACCATATAAACTATCCACTTTAAAACGGAAATTTTGACCGCTAAGCAGATTCTGAATTTAATTGAGGTATTAAAGGTTGAATATTTAAAGAAAAGGTAgttcataaaattttatgcTACATCTAGAGCACatatttcagatttttctgtacAACCAGTTTCAAGAATCAAGTTGACTATAATCTTGACCGCTCttcttaagacactttaatttttcttttcaaatatgCGCTATAAATCATTacacaacattaaaaaaataaagtcaTAGTTTTGTGATTACAAATCACATCCTAAGGTGACCACACAAATCAAAaatgttggggtaagaggatGGGACTAATCATCAAAATAGCACCAATTTTCGTAGCAACGCATCCCGCATAACGCATCGAAACGCTAGCGTACGGAATAGTGGAACATAGCCCATTACGGAAACAACCTacggaaattaaaaacaatcacaacTTCAAGGTCAAATTGTGGCGTgatcttaaaaatattaaagatGTTTTTTCATAGATGGTTTTGTATATTAgctttctagcgcacactgttgaatttacattttcaataaaaaaaaagttgacaaGGATTCAAAGTCCATTTAATTCAATCTTTTTAGCTTTACATCAAGCTGGCAGAATAATGAATTGGTgcataacaaattaaaatcgCCAAAAGATAGCCAAGAAATagtatactaaaaagtaaccgttatgaatttttaaaatcttcaacaacGGTGAAGTTATAGCTAAAGACGCTAAACAGTTGTAAAATGATCACTTAAAAGCATTACCGCAAGATGTATTCTAATGTTCATAACTTAGAGCCAGTCTGTATAGCAAAATCATTCAGGACGAATTATCTTTCGTGTAGCAATGTACGGTCCTTCAACTCCACGGTTTTCTAAATTTCTTCGACTATTTTAAGCTATTGAGAACATGTTGCTtgttgtaaaataataaaaaataaagaacacCATCGGCATAAACCGATTGAAAAACTATACATGACACATTTGCCAAGAAGGTCAGCAGATCTATAACTGATaccaaaataaaaccgaaacaaaagaaTTCGTCTCATTGATTGCGTCACGTTGGCTTACATTTACGATTTTTAGGAATTTCCGGTAGTTTGCGTCTTCTCCTCTCCACCTGCCCGGGAATCCAGGGCAGCGAACTGGTTCGGGCGAGATGGGCGCTGTTTATTCCAGCTGGCATCATGCCAACACCTCCCGCTGGATGCTGTCCCGCGATCCCGTGCATCTCATTCGCCGTTCCTGTTGTTCCGGGAACTCCCGGAGTCGGTCCAGTGACGGCCGCAATTCCAGCCGTACACTGTCCATCCGCCGATGTGTGCTGTCCGTGTGACGGCGTCAGCTGTAACTGTAGTAAACTTTCCGGACCTGATCCTGCCACTACCACAAGCAGCTGCTCGTCGTCCGCCCCTAGCGAAGACTTCCTGGCGGCGACGTGCGCCACCGTCCGCAACCCATCGCCGATCTCGTCGTCCTCgcccgtgctgctgctgctgctgatcgtGCTGATGGTCTGGATGAGCTGCTGCGTTTTGCTGGGCGTTCCCTTGAGCACCGAGTCCACCGTGCCGTCGCTGGCCGACTGTGGACAGTCTTCTTCGTGGTCGGACGAGTCACTCTTCGACGACGGACTGTCCTCGTCCAAGTCCAGACCAGCGACTAGCCTGTGAATGTTGGCAGAAAGGATGGCAGGAGAAAGTGAATAAAAGTCCCGAGACGACTATAGGATTGGATTGAGGTGgcataattaatttaactctAATTTCGTTGACTCGCGGATGACAAATCTCATCGCAACGAGAAGTCCGAGCCCTAACCTAATTGtgctttcatttgattttaaataaatttaaaacaaccgCATTCCATCCCCGGCTTTCCATCGAGCCACAACGGACACCGTCATGGCCTCGGATGGACGCAGGCTCCATCTTGTTGACCCATTTAGATGGCATTGGCTCGTGGCAGTTTTCAAAAACTGCACACGAAAGACGACGCTCGAAACGAGCAAAGAGTGTTCCAAACTGCCAGTATCGAAGCATCCGCACGTTTGGCGTCTTACGTCGAGCggaatgtgtgttttttgtgtgttccaTCCATTTCGTCTAAATATTGATCGGATTTTATCTCCTCCGGGTGACATCAGTCCGGCAAAATACGGCCGACCATGCGGATCTCTTCCACTCAGGCTCGTAAAGCGGCATCAACATGGCCGCCGGAACCGATCAACAAGGCGCCCCCGGATGTGTCGCAAATGAAGGTTTATGGCGAACCGGCGGCACGACGAAACAGAAGGTCCTCCACCGAGCCACGACTTACGCCTTGTTGGGAAAACGCATCAATTTAGAAGCTTCTGAGGAGAACAAGTGGAAACCGCCGAATCCGGCCGGATCCAAAATTCGATTAATTTTAGTACTCTCGATTAAATGGCGAAAGAAGGCAGAGTGTAGTAGTGGTAAACgttctttattatttttgttttctgctctCATGCTCCATTCTCACTTTTCCGGTTTTTGTTGcgctttttttgcttctttttaccATCCATAGCGGCTATCAGCGACAGAATATCTTCAATATTTAATGCATCCAAACGACTTTCATCGCGCTTCAGACGgatggaaattgttttcccgAGGCGTTTTGGAAAGCCCTATAAGCTTTGCTGAGCTCTGCGGGACCTCATTTTGGTATCGATCCCAATTGATACGCCGCAATCAACTGACTGAAAGTGCTCGTAGCAATTAGAAAACAATCAGATTAAAATGGAACCGTTCTCTGAATTAGTGATGAGTTAAACAATTCAAAAAGGTTCATGCAAAATGCGTGAATCAATATCTTAACATCAAGAATAAACTTTGATAAATTTGATCCAACGAACAACAGAAATATCAACTAGAGCATTGATAAGGTACGGTGTAATAGTGAATAGTTTTTAGCAAAACATTTGTATTTACATAGACAATAATGATGCGAAATAATTTGACCATTCCTGAGCGGCGGTCCGttctgaaaaaataaataaataaacaattttacaatTCACTAGACCCATTATAATATGtgaatgaacaaaaacacctaagaaaaattaaatgaatggtccttttgaaatgaaaaaatacgaatatgtaaaacagaaaaaatattcaaataaacacCAGCTACAAAATGTTAAAGGCTGCTAAGTTTCGtttcattcaaagcaaacaagaaaataaaggaCCTCATTAAGACTAGTGCCATGACCTACACCACCCCAAGTTGGTTTATTTGACTGGAATTATAAATGTTGCAATGCAAGAGTCACGCTCAACCGTGACTCATTAGTTGGAAAGTGCATTTGTACCACCCCCAAAACACATTATACTTCCTTCCTCTGCTGCGTCCTACGGTTCATGTGAAACCTTTTTACCGGCGAGTAGATGagtaagtgtattttaattgaaaagcaGATCCTACATTCTTCCCGCGGATCCGGCGGGAAAGTGTTTGTAGGAGGAGAGCGGCTTTCCGTTTTGTCCGCCCATGGACATTATGCCGTCCACCATAACGAACGCCGGGGCGGAAAAATCATTCGCCACAAGTTGGCGCTGGAACATTCATCGTTGTCGTCGACAATAAAAGTCCCGGTCCGGTGCCATCACTTGCAGCCcatgaaaaaaggaacacgGTTCTTCGGTGCCATCCATCTGTgtgctttttcatttccaacaGTGCGTCCTGTGCACGACAGTAGAATGAGCATTCGATGGGGGGAGCGTTGAAGTGGGTAGGATGTTCGGCGAGGTTTCCCACGTCCactttggaaaatgttttttcctAGTCGTAAAAGCGAAACCGTCTTTTTCATCATCAAGAGCCCAACGAAGACAGGTgaataaactatttttaaaacctaCTCCATAAATCACTTCCTACGATGCTTTTATTATTGCGCTCGGCAACATTGTGagagatacacacacacacacacgcacgcacacacaaaacacacgcaAGAACATGTCATAGGTTGACGATGGACAGTTTTCAATCCATCCCGTTTGACGCTCTCCTGTTTTGTTCGCCGTACTAAAGGTtgcaacaataataacaacacATGCTGTTCAGCATCCCAGCGATGGAGACGGATGGTCTCACGTCATATGAATGCTGTTCAGGACAAACACCACAcctacacacacgtacacgcaGCGGGAAGCTGATGTCCCTGCACTCATTTCCTGCTCATCCGGAGCAAAAACCCCGACAGCGGCAGAAGAAGATGGCGCACTGGAGGCGACACATGGACTGAATCTGATACGCAAAACACCCTGCAGTGGCCCATTTCCGTCCGCATGAGGTTCTGGGCTTCCCGTAACCCCTTTTCCGCAGGTTCCGTGCATATTTTCATGGGATAATTTCCTCCGAACTCGACAGCCTGCTATTACTACCCGGTTAGAACGCGTTTTTATGCATCACTTAGGCTCGCTTGAACGTCGTGTCAAGGATTCGTGGCGAATGTCGTGCCGTGAATAAGCAGTTGGTGGTTAGGGTTGTTCcttggttgtttttctctacttcttcttttttgttatcgTTGGTTTCTCTTagaagaacttatgaaaactGATTTGATACACAAGCACACGCGCATGCACACATCCGAACGCACGGTTCACGAGGTGATGGAGGAATTTTCACAGATCGCATTGAAGCTCTGCATGaacattttttccatacttttgCGCAAATGAGGGAAGATTCTATACCtcctttttaatattttcaatataCTTACGAGTAAAACGGTGCAGGAGTCTTCCGGAACGTTGGCAACGCATCCAGGTTCTGGCGGAGTTCCTCAAACTCCGTGTCCGCCATGGCAGCAGCAAGtttctgtatgtgtgtgggtatATTTGTGAGGTGCGTTTTCTTGCTTGCTGTACGGggtggccgggttggttgccTAACGTCGTCGACGGGAAATTTCGATTCGGCCAACCCTCACACAGGACACACCAAGGATTCGCATGAATCCAGATTCACCGAACCTTCTGACGGTGTCGCTTTTTCCCTCTGTTTCTCACTGCTGGCCCATCGTTTTTGCCGAGCTACACATACGCAAATTTTCACTATCCCAGCGTGTGGACGCAACACGCGCACTCACAACGCCACGGCACCCGTTCCGGACTGAGGAAAATCGTCAGCAGGGAACGGGAATTTTCTGAACTGCGTGTCACCCCGTACTTGCACCGACGTTTGCGATACCGTGTTCGAAATATGTGGTCTGTGGAAAAATGGAGTCGACGGGCTCGAGCAgggttttttcacttcttcGGATCCACCAAACTTTGGCCCGTCGTTCCGCGAGTTGTGCGCTGCACTATGGAGTTGGTCGACTACGATTTTCTCCGTCACGCAAAGGACGGCTGGCTCTCGCGTCTGCCAGCGCGCT encodes:
- the LOC131281569 gene encoding JNK-interacting protein 1, which produces MADTEFEELRQNLDALPTFRKTPAPFYSLVAGLDLDEDSPSSKSDSSDHEEDCPQSASDGTVDSVLKGTPSKTQQLIQTISTISSSSSTGEDDEIGDGLRTVAHVAARKSSLGADDEQLLVVVAGSGPESLLQLQLTPSHGQHTSADGQCTAGIAAVTGPTPGVPGTTGTANEMHGIAGQHPAGGVGMMPAGINSAHLARTSSLPWIPGQVERRRRKLPEIPKNRKSSVLQLLAGQTSLADELSASNRKLNGHYPAAASGGPPQHTTFFKQSSLLALKCSYLLDEDSSPDSERLQSLGDVDSGHSTAHSPNDYKSMSPPPPQAASPVTSPFPPPYGGVPFSQLEMLEATHRALHKFVPRHHDEIEVEIGDPIYVQKEAEDLWCEGVNLRTGRQGIFPSAYAVDLDYNDFDPTSIEMKRERYLLGYLGSVETMAHKGTGVVCQAVRKIVGNGSESPKAQPCILEISDQGLRMVDRSRNKKSKGPCIDYFYSLKNVSFCAFHPRDHRYIGFITKHPTVQRFACHVFQGTESTRPVAEAVGRAFQRFYQKFIETAYPIEDIYID